Genomic segment of Chitinophaga varians:
ATGACAGATGGTGTCCGCATACAAATGGCACGAGCCATGCGAAACAAAAACCAGACAGAATTAGGGAATTTGATTGGTGTGAGTAAACAGTTGATTTCAAGACTTGAAAAGAAGGAAAAAGTAGATGATAAGAAAATGGCTGAAATAGCAGAAGCTCTCGGTTTTACGCTGGAGGGGCTTAGGTCGTTATCAAGGGAGTCTATTATGCAGATCAGTTACAATTTCTATGACAATAGTGCGCAGAATGCGACATTTGGAAGTCATTGCACACAAACAGTGAATCACAACTACGGTTATGATCCAAAGCTGGCGGCGGAACATGCGTCTATCTATGAGAAGGTGCTGCAAAAGAATGCTGAGAAGGCTGGTAAAGCAAAAAATACCTCGAAGTAGCATTATTTTATTGATCGACGCATTTGCTAAAGTTTAATTTGCCTAGTATAAAGTCGGTGATTTAGCTCATCAATCTTTCTATGAATTTAGGTTTCGTCGTTAAGTGTGTATGTATTCTGTTTCACCGGCTTTATTATTTTCTTTGTTCCTGAATCGACTTGCTTAGTGCCTGTATAGGCACTCCGATTACAGTTGAAAATTCCTTTAAAATTTTCCCTCGAAATTTTCGCAGATTCTCTCAATAGGCCAGCCTTTGTTGGCGCCATTTTCTATCGATTAATTCAAGTAATCTATTTCTGATTAAGTTTCCTAACTGATCTTAATAACCGAAAACGTTCTGCTCTCATCTAAGCCAGTATAATCCATTGTGCGTAAAAGTCAACTGTAAACCGGTAAAAAGCAAAGATGAAAATTCGGCTTTCAGTCTGAGAACTCCGTGATTTGTGATAAATCGAAATTATGGTTACATCAAAATCACTATCAAAAGCCACGATGAAGGAGGTGGCAATACCTTTTACCCGAGAAAAGGCTATATCCTTTAGTCAACTGATGAAGGTCTGCGTCGATCCTGAACAAGTAAAAGCACTTTATTCTCCTGCACTAAAATTTGTTCAGTACAAAAATCATCAGCTCCTGTTGAGGTGTGCATTTCGGGAGGGCCAGTATCATGTAGGATTTCGTGCAGCAGGCGACGAATTGCGTGCGAATTGTAGTTGCAAAGAGGCGCGACCAGGTGTTTGTGTTCATATCTGCAAAACGGTTGAGGTAATCACCAGTTGGTATGGTGAAAAGTATTTTTCGCAACTGCTGCCGAATTGCCAATTTGATCTAGCTTTTAAATACCAACAGGGATTTGATAAAATAGAGAGCGAGCGAGGTATTCAATTAGTGAAACGAAAAGAGCTTATGACACTCTTCCCTTTCGATAGTCCCGTTTTTCCTATGACGCTGGATGATATACTGACATTGAAAAGACCACCTGAACGAAGGAAGCCTGAACAGGTACAAAAGCGGGACGCAATCGCCTTTCTATTGATGTTGCCGCATTCAGGGAAACAACCTCCTTTTGTTTATTTGGCTTCCGGAAAATCAACAAAGGGAAACGATAAGATCATGTCGTGGACGAAGTTTCTGCATTCCCTTGATGAAAATACAGAGAAGTCTATTAGTGTATTTCAACATGAATTGATAATTAGAAGCAGATTATTACATGAGAAATCGGAAACGTTCGCAAAGGATAATAATTATTGTCATTGGGTCAAGTGGAATAATAGTATGGAGGCAGCATTTAATGAATGGAAAGGAATATTCCCATTATTAAATAATGAAGTGTTCGTTTATGCGTACAGGTACTATGGTTTCCGCGAGTTTAAAAGAAGGCCATCAAAGAGCCGCGCTAGAAAAATTGTTGTTTCTATGGATAAGCCCGAAGTGTACTTTAAAACCACCAATACAAAAGAGACTTGTCAGGTATCTATGGAGATAAAAATAAACGGAAGGCTGATAAAGAACTATGATGTGCAATGTCCATTTCTGTTGCTCCATCAAGGAACTATGTATATGTTCGATAGTTATAGGGATGCTGCGATCGTACAGTGGCTGGCATCAGCGGGTTGTATTACTACTTATAAAGAACATTTTAAAGAGCTAAGAGAATCTCTTTTGAAGCCGCTATCAGAAAAATATACCATCGTTTAGCCTACCTCTCTGATTGGTCAAATGCCCGTCAATCACCATTAAATTATACTCACAAATGCGACCGTTTAATTTATACACTACTCATAATAGCTTATTCCAGAATATACAGCCCGAACTTGTGAGGATCATCACCGGATCGGTTTCCGCAGAATTAATTTATTTATTGGGTTCATCATTATACCAGCGTCGGACGGAAACGATCTTCAACAGTAAGTCGCCTGCATCACATTATACCGGGGATTATTTTTTGCTGGTAGTCATAAGGGATGCTGAAGGCCGGAGAATGGGCGAATGGGAGGATATTTTGGAACAGCGGTGTGGTCATATCGCGAGAACTACCATTATCGTAACAGAGCTGTCTCCCTTTGTAGAAAAATATAGTGACGGCAACATATTTGCAACTTCGGTTTATAGCTCGGGTACTGTTTTCTATGATGCAGGAAATGTGGTGTTGCCAGAATTAAATGAGATAAACATGAAAGTGCCGAGGGATGGTCAAAAGGAATACAAGAAAACTGTTCACCGCGTTAAGGAATTTCTGGCAGGTGCAGACCTGTATATTGCCCGAGAAGAAAGTGAGATGGCTAGTTTCATGATACATCAAGCGTTTGAGCAATGTCTTAAAACGCTGGTGCTGATAGGAAGCGGTTTTGTCGTAGATACGCATAATATTGATCGTTTGCTCAGATATGCCGGGTTAGTGACATGCCGTATGCTCGACCTGTTCCCTGTTGACCAGGCGGACAACAGGAAGCTGCTCGAAACACTACAGAAGGCATATATCGGCGCAAGGTATGCCTATGACTTCAGCCCTCCATTCACCTGTGTAGTGAAGTTGAGGGAAAAAGCCCAATTGGCATTGAGTATACTAATCGAAGCGGGTACATCTGGCCTGCTGGATGCACCTGAAATTCGATAAAATTGTAAATTCGGTTCCCACATGAACAAAGAAGATTATAATATCAAGGAATATTCATTGGTCTATGGTCTGTCAGGGTCACCGAAGAAAATCCTACAAACGGTTTTCGGGGACTATGACCTTGATGGCCTGAAGCACCATTTCGAGTATTGGAAGTATGCGGCATTAGGAAATAATATTAGCCTGTATGATTGTGGCAAAGAGCGCCGAATGCTGATTGGTTTTTGTGAGGATTTGGAGAAAGTACTAGAGGCATTTTACGTACTAAGTAAGCATAAGAAAAAACAATTAGAGCGCATACCTTCCGAACATAAAAAGATATGGAAGAAGTGCAATAAGTGTTCTGTTTTGTCTAAGGATGAAAAGAAAAATCCAGACGCAGTATTAAAACTGTTCTCGAAAAAGTATAAAAGGCTCTATGCAAAGGCTGAACTGGTTGAGATGTTTGAATGTGTCATTACATTGGAAAAAGGTGATCGTGGTCATTTAAATGGAGCAGTTTCTTTCTTTATGTGTGTAGATGCCCTACTGAGCTTGCTTTATTTGTGAAATTTATCTAAGTACAGCCACAAGAAGGATGCAATTTTTTCAGCGTTACTCCATTTTACTACTTCTTCGGTAACGAACTCTGCTGATGGCATAATGCCTCTCTGTTCAAGTAGCTGTAAGAACTTTTCGTCTTCCTTCAACCGCTTCATGATGCGAATTATTCGTTTTGTGAAGCGGTTACTTAATTTTGTGTTTTCACGTATTGTCTTAAAGTTTGTATGAGGCGAAATGTCCACTTTAAAAAATTTTACCAGCACATCTCCCAGCGCATCAGACAATTCCAGGAATCGCATTCTGTTTAACCCACTTAGGTCGTCGTTGGCGCATATACTATAGTCGGTAACTATAAGTACAAATTCTATAAATTCCTCTTTGCTCCCTCTCCACAAAATTGCTCCTTCAGGAAGATCATTATTGTTTATATCCATATCGGGAAAATTTATGGTATACCTACCCGTATACAAAAACTATGCTTATAGCCATCAATCCGATGGTAATTTATCTGAAGTTTATATCCTGCCGAAATTTAATGAAACAGAGGTAAGGGTAAATAGCAGTAAAAAAAATTTCCGATTTGCTGTTTCTAACTTCCTTTTTGCTGTAATCCCAAATTCCTTTTTGCACAGCATTTGCGGTGAATACTATTGTTACATAAAGTTAAAAAACTATTCCCTATGCAGAAACAGCGATATTCAATTTTTGTATCGCTCCATAGCGAAATGGTAAATGAGCTGGAACAGTTGGAGAAAGAAGGACTCAACCCCATTGAATACGCACGCCGTGGAATTGATACAGCAAAAGCAGCTTTGGAGCGTTTAAGGCAGCACGTTATTGACAACGGATTTACCGATGAAGAACACGAAATAGT
This window contains:
- a CDS encoding HEPN domain-containing protein, yielding MRIITGSVSAELIYLLGSSLYQRRTETIFNSKSPASHYTGDYFLLVVIRDAEGRRMGEWEDILEQRCGHIARTTIIVTELSPFVEKYSDGNIFATSVYSSGTVFYDAGNVVLPELNEINMKVPRDGQKEYKKTVHRVKEFLAGADLYIAREESEMASFMIHQAFEQCLKTLVLIGSGFVVDTHNIDRLLRYAGLVTCRMLDLFPVDQADNRKLLETLQKAYIGARYAYDFSPPFTCVVKLREKAQLALSILIEAGTSGLLDAPEIR
- a CDS encoding helix-turn-helix domain-containing protein yields the protein MEKELFDTTKPMTDGVRIQMARAMRNKNQTELGNLIGVSKQLISRLEKKEKVDDKKMAEIAEALGFTLEGLRSLSRESIMQISYNFYDNSAQNATFGSHCTQTVNHNYGYDPKLAAEHASIYEKVLQKNAEKAGKAKNTSK